The following are encoded together in the Bacillus thermozeamaize genome:
- the gabD gene encoding succinate-semialdehyde dehydrogenase (NADP(+)) (catalyzes the formation of succinate from succinate semialdehyde; NADP dependent), protein MTKEFRNYIDGQWVEADSGKWMDVVNPATQELIGRVPDAGEAETRRAIEAAYRAFPEWASATALERANLLWRWYELIQEHAEELARLITEEMGKPLAEAKGEVAVLAADYVRWYAEEARRVYGETIPASAPNKRFLVFKQPVGVVGAITPWNFPAGMVTRKIAPALAAGCTVVIKPAEQTPITAIRLFELLEEAGFPKGVANLVTGQPEPIGQTLLRDDRVRKITFTGSTEVGKLLMRGAADTVKKVSLELGGHAPFLIFEDADLDQAVRGVMASKFRNTGQTCVCANRIYVHESVKEPFIQKLKSQMERLVIGNGMQDGVQIGPLIDRQAFEKVKRQVEDARAKGAIVHCGGEAAQVAGQKGYFFQPTLLADVTPEMQIMHEETFGPVAPVVSFSDEQEVIRQANALPYGLAAYLFTNSLSRAIRVSEQLEFGMVSVNDGVFTAAQVPFGGVKESGLGREGGRQGIEEFLETKFVALTLL, encoded by the coding sequence ATGACGAAAGAATTCCGCAACTACATTGACGGCCAATGGGTCGAAGCCGACAGCGGAAAGTGGATGGATGTGGTCAACCCGGCCACCCAGGAGCTGATCGGCCGGGTTCCCGATGCCGGTGAAGCGGAGACGCGGCGGGCGATTGAGGCAGCCTACCGTGCTTTTCCTGAATGGGCCTCTGCCACCGCTCTGGAGCGGGCCAATCTCCTGTGGCGATGGTATGAACTGATTCAGGAGCATGCGGAGGAACTGGCGCGGCTGATCACCGAAGAAATGGGCAAGCCACTGGCCGAAGCGAAGGGAGAGGTGGCTGTGCTGGCGGCCGATTACGTCCGCTGGTATGCGGAGGAGGCGCGGCGCGTGTACGGGGAGACGATTCCTGCTTCGGCTCCCAACAAGCGTTTTCTCGTATTCAAACAGCCGGTCGGTGTGGTCGGCGCCATCACGCCGTGGAATTTCCCTGCCGGCATGGTCACGCGCAAGATTGCGCCGGCGCTGGCCGCGGGATGCACGGTGGTCATCAAGCCGGCCGAACAGACACCAATCACGGCGATCCGTCTCTTTGAGCTCTTGGAAGAGGCCGGCTTCCCGAAAGGAGTGGCCAACCTGGTGACCGGCCAGCCGGAGCCGATCGGACAGACGCTGCTGCGGGATGACCGGGTGCGAAAAATCACCTTTACCGGCTCGACGGAAGTGGGCAAGCTCTTGATGCGCGGGGCTGCCGACACGGTGAAAAAGGTGTCGCTGGAATTGGGCGGACATGCGCCGTTCCTCATTTTTGAAGATGCTGATCTGGATCAGGCCGTCCGGGGCGTGATGGCTTCCAAGTTCCGCAACACGGGACAGACTTGTGTCTGCGCCAACCGCATTTATGTTCATGAGTCGGTGAAGGAGCCTTTTATTCAAAAATTGAAAAGTCAGATGGAGCGGCTGGTCATTGGAAACGGCATGCAGGATGGGGTGCAGATTGGCCCGTTGATCGACCGGCAAGCGTTTGAAAAAGTGAAGCGGCAGGTGGAGGATGCGCGGGCCAAAGGGGCCATTGTGCACTGCGGCGGAGAGGCGGCCCAGGTGGCAGGGCAAAAGGGGTATTTCTTCCAACCGACGCTGCTGGCCGATGTCACGCCAGAGATGCAGATCATGCACGAGGAGACCTTTGGTCCCGTCGCGCCGGTGGTCTCGTTTTCCGACGAGCAGGAGGTGATTCGCCAGGCCAACGCGCTGCCGTATGGACTGGCTGCCTATCTTTTCACGAACAGTCTGTCGCGGGCCATTCGGGTGTCGGAACAGCTGGAATTCGGGATGGTCTCGGTGAACGACGGCGTCTTTACCGCCGCCCAGGTGCCGTTTGGCGGCGTAAAGGAGAGCGGTTTGGGACGTGAAGGAGGCCGTCAAGGGATCGAGGAATTCCTCGAGACCAAGTTTGTAGCGCTGACTTTGTTGTAA